In the Tenrec ecaudatus isolate mTenEca1 chromosome 16, mTenEca1.hap1, whole genome shotgun sequence genome, one interval contains:
- the PSD gene encoding PH and SEC7 domain-containing protein 1 isoform X1, with amino-acid sequence MAQGAMRFCSEGDCAISPPRCPRRWLPEGPVPQSPPASMYGSTGSLLRRVAGPGPMGRELGRVTAPCTPLRGSPSPRAAPSPWAPSSPPGQPPPGARSSVVIFRLVEKASVRPLNGLPAPGGLSRSWDLSGVPPPRPTPALRPGSNRKLRLEASTSDPLPAGGRSVLSDSPGPLTGAPTPPQVGAEGLYSSLPNGLGSPPEHLATLLRGPANTGLLNQGDTWFSPREVSSHAQRIARAKWEFFYGSLDPPSSGAKPPEQSPPSPSGVGSGQGSGVAVGRATYSETDLDTVPLRCYRETDIDEVLAEREEADSAIESQPSSEGPPGTAHPPVPRPGPCPGPLPSSGSEEEEEAEGEEDVDDEVFEASEGVRPGTRMPHPGPLKSPVPFLPGTSPSADGPDSFSCVFEAIVESHRAKGTSYTSLASLEALASPGPTQSPFFTFELPPQPPAPRPDPSAPAPLAPPEPGSGTSSDGPWIQREEEAEAEAKLVPERAPSSPCHSEDSFGLGAAPLGSELPLSQLVSDSDSELDSTERLALGSTDTLSNGQKADLAAAQRLAKRLYRLDGFRKADVARHLGKNNDFSRLVAGEYLKFFVFTGMTLDQALRVFLKELALMGETQERERVLAHFSQRYFQCNPSALSSEDGAHTLTCALMLLNTDLHGHNIGKRMTCGDFIGNLEGLNEGGDFPRELLKALYSSIKNEKLQWAIDEEELRRSLSELADPNPKVIKRVSGGSGSGSSPFLDLTPEPGAAVYKHGLLVRKVHADPDCRKTPRGKRGWKNFHCILKGMILYLQKEEYQPGKALSEAELKNAISIHHALATRASDYSKRPHVFYLRTADWRVFLFQAPSLEQMQSWITRINVVAAMFSAPPFPAAVSSQKKFSRPLLPSAATRLSQEEQVRTHEAKLKAMAGELREHRAAHLGKKARGKEAEEQQQKEAYLEFEKSRYGTYAALLRVKLKAGSEELDMVEAALAQAGSTEDGIPHPHSSPTLQPNTSGQPRARAHAHRHHGSEPRPGAGSGRRKS; translated from the exons ATGGCCCAGGGTGCCATGCGCTTCTGCTCGGAAGGCGACTGTGCCATCTCCCCTCCACGATGCCCACGCCGTTGGCTCCCCGAAGGCCCTGTGCCCCAGAGCCCCCCAGCCAGCATGTACGGCAGCACAGGCTCCCTGCTGCGGAGGGTGGCAGGACCAGGTCCCATGGGCCGGGAACTGGGCCGTGTGACAGCACCCTGTACGCCCCTGCGTGGTTCCCCCTCACCCCGTGCTGCTCCCTCACCCTGGGCACCCTCTTCACCCCCGGGGCAGCCTCCACCGGGGGCCCGGAGCTCTGTGGTCATCTTCCGCCTTGTGGAGAAGGCCAGTGTGAGGCCACTGAATGGCTTGCCGGCTCCCGGAGGCCTGAGTCGAAGTTGGGACCTGAGTGGGGTCCCTCCTCCCAgacccaccccagcccttaggcctggcTCCAACAGGAAGCTTAGACTAGAGGCTTCCACATCCGACCCACTTCCAGCTGGAGGGCGTTCTGTCCTGTCTGACAGCCCAGGCCCCTTAACtggggcccccaccccaccccaggttgGGGCAGAAGGCCTTTATTCCTCTCTCCCCAATGGGCTGGGGAGTCCCCCTGAGCACCTGGCCACGCTATTACGAGGACCTGCCAACACCGGACTCCTGAACCAG GGGGACACCTGGTTCTCCCCCCGGGAAGTTTCCTCTCACGCCCAGAGAATCGCTCGAGCCAAATGGGAATTCTTCTATGGCTCCTTGGACCCCCCCAGCTCAG GTGCTAAGCCCCCAGAGCAGAGCCCCCCATCTCCATCCGGGGTGGGCTCAGGGCAGGGCTCTGGGGTGGCTGTGGGGAGAGCCACGTACTCGGAGACAGACCTGGACACAGTACCCCTGAGGTGCTACCGGGAGACGGACATCGACGAGGTGCTGGCTGAGCGGGAGGAGGCCGACTCTGCCATCGAGAGTCAGCCCAGCTCTGAAGGCCCGCCTGGCACAGCCCACCCACctgtgccacgtcctggcccgtgccctggccctctgcccagcagcggcagtgaggaggaggaggaggcagaaggGGAAGAGGATGTGGATGATGAGGTGTTTGAGGCCTCAGAGGGGGTCcg GCCAGGGACCCGAATGCCTCACCCGGGGCCTCTCAAGTCACCGGTGCCCTTCCTACCTGGGACCAGCCCCTCAGCAGACGGGCCTGACTCTTTCAGCTGTGTGTTTGAGGCCATCGTGGAGTCCCACAGGGCCAAAGGCACCTCCTATACCAGCCTCGCCTCCCTGGAAGCCCTGGCCTCACCTGGCCCAACTCAGAGTCCCTTCTTCACCTTCGAGCTGCCCCCCCAGCCCCCTGCTCCCCGGCCTGACCCCTCTGCTCCTGCCCCACTTGCCCCTCCAGAGCCAGGTTCTGGTACCAGCTCTGATGGGCCTTGGAtacagagagaggaggaggctgAGGCTGAAGCCAAGCTGGTCCCAGAGAGGGCACCCTCTAGTCCCTGCCACTCTGAGGACAGCTTTGGGCTGGGGGCAGCACCCCTGGGAAG TGAACTACCCCTGAGCCAGCTGGTGTCCGACTCAGACTCAGAGCTGGATAGCACGGAGCGGCTGGCCCTGGGAAGTACAGACACCTTGTCCAATgggcagaaggcagacctggccgCGGCGCAGCGCTTAGCCAAGCGGCTGTACAGGCTGGACGGCTTCCGGAAGGCTGATGTGGCCCGGCACCTGGGCAAGAA CAATGACTTCAGCAGACTAGTGGCTGGCGAGTACCTCAAGTTCTTTGTCTTCACGGGCATGACTCTGGACCAAGCTCTCAG GGTGTTTCTGAAAGAGCTGGCCTTAATGGGTGAGACCCAGGAGCGGGAGCGTGTGCTGGCCCACTTCTCCCAGCGATACTTCCAGTGCAATCCCAGCGCCTTgtcctcagagg ACGGTGCCCACACGCTCACCTGCGCCCTCATGCTCCTGAACACGGATCTCCATGGCCAC AACATCGGGAAGCGAATGACCTGCGGGGACTTCATTGGGAACCTGGAGGGCCTTAACGAAGGCGGAGACTTCCCCAGGGAGCTGCTCAAG GCCTTATACAGCTCCATCAAGAATGAGAAGTTACAGTGGGCCAT AGACGAGGAGGAACTGCGGCGCTCGCTGTCCGAGTTGGCCGACCCCAATCCCAAAGTCATCAAGAGGGTCAGCGGGGGCAGTGGCAGCGGCTCCAGCCCCTTCCTGGACCTGACTCCCGAGCCCGGGGCGGCGGTCTACAAGCACGGGCTACTGGTGCGAAAGGTGCACGCGGATCCGGACTGCCGGAAGA CACCGCGGGGCAAGAGGGGCTGGAAGAACTTCCACTGCATCCTGAAGGGCATGATCCTCTACCTGCAGAAG GAGGAGTACCAGCCCGGGAAGGCCCTGTCGGAGGCGGAGCTAAAGAACGCCATCAGCATCCACCACGCACTGGCCACGCGCGCCAGTGATTACAGCAAGCGGCCGCACGTCTTCTACCTGCGCACGGCCGACTGGCGGGTCTTCCTCTTCCAGGCCCC GAGCCTGGAGCAGATGCAGTCCTGGATCACGCGTATCAACGTGGTGGCGGCCATGTTCTCTGCGCCCCCCTTCCCAGCGGCTGTTAGCTCCCAGAAGAAGTTCAGCCGCCCTCTGCTGCCCAGCGCTGCCACCCGCCTCTCCCAG GAGGAGCAAGTGCGGACCCACGAGGCCAAGCTGAAGGCCATGGCGGGTGAGTTGCGGGAGCATCGTGCGGCACACCTGGGCAAGAAGGCCCGGGGCAAGGAGgctgaggagcagcagcagaaggagGCCTATCTGGAGTTTGAG AAATCTCGCTATGGCACTTACGCGGCCCTGCTTCGGGTCAAGCTGAAGGCTGGCAGCGAGGAGCTGGACATGGTAGAGGCAGCACTTGCTCAGGCCGGGAGCACCGAGGATGGAATCCCCCACCCTCACTCTAGCCCCACCCTGCAGCCCAACACCTCCGGCCAGCCCCGGGCCCGTGCCCATGCCCATCGCCACCACGGCTCTGAGCCTCGGCCAGGGGCAGGCAGTGGGCGGCGGAAGTCCTGA
- the PSD gene encoding PH and SEC7 domain-containing protein 1 isoform X2, which translates to MAQGAMRFCSEGDCAISPPRCPRRWLPEGPVPQSPPASMYGSTGSLLRRVAGPGPMGRELGRVTAPCTPLRGSPSPRAAPSPWAPSSPPGQPPPGARSSVVIFRLVEKASVRPLNGLPAPGGLSRSWDLSGVPPPRPTPALRPGSNRKLRLEASTSDPLPAGGRSVLSDSPGPLTGAPTPPQVGAEGLYSSLPNGLGSPPEHLATLLRGPANTGLLNQGDTWFSPREVSSHAQRIARAKWEFFYGSLDPPSSGAKPPEQSPPSPSGVGSGQGSGVAVGRATYSETDLDTVPLRCYRETDIDEVLAEREEADSAIESQPSSEGPPGTAHPPVPRPGPCPGPLPSSGSEEEEEAEGEEDVDDEVFEASEGVRPGTRMPHPGPLKSPVPFLPGTSPSADGPDSFSCVFEAIVESHRAKGTSYTSLASLEALASPGPTQSPFFTFELPPQPPAPRPDPSAPAPLAPPEPGSGTSSDGPWIQREEEAEAEAKLVPERAPSSPCHSEDSFGLGAAPLGSSELPLSQLVSDSDSELDSTERLALGSTDTLSNGQKADLAAAQRLAKRLYRLDGFRKADVARHLGKNNDFSRLVAGEYLKFFVFTGMTLDQALRVFLKELALMGETQERERVLAHFSQRYFQCNPSALSSEDGAHTLTCALMLLNTDLHGHNIGKRMTCGDFIGNLEGLNEGGDFPRELLKALYSSIKNEKLQWAIDEEELRRSLSELADPNPKVIKRVSGGSGSGSSPFLDLTPEPGAAVYKHGLLVRKVHADPDCRKTPRGKRGWKNFHCILKGMILYLQKEEYQPGKALSEAELKNAISIHHALATRASDYSKRPHVFYLRTADWRVFLFQAPSLEQMQSWITRINVVAAMFSAPPFPAAVSSQKKFSRPLLPSAATRLSQEEQVRTHEAKLKAMAGELREHRAAHLGKKARGKEAEEQQQKEAYLEFEKSRYGTYAALLRVKLKAGSEELDMVEAALAQAGSTEDGIPHPHSSPTLQPNTSGQPRARAHAHRHHGSEPRPGAGSGRRKS; encoded by the exons ATGGCCCAGGGTGCCATGCGCTTCTGCTCGGAAGGCGACTGTGCCATCTCCCCTCCACGATGCCCACGCCGTTGGCTCCCCGAAGGCCCTGTGCCCCAGAGCCCCCCAGCCAGCATGTACGGCAGCACAGGCTCCCTGCTGCGGAGGGTGGCAGGACCAGGTCCCATGGGCCGGGAACTGGGCCGTGTGACAGCACCCTGTACGCCCCTGCGTGGTTCCCCCTCACCCCGTGCTGCTCCCTCACCCTGGGCACCCTCTTCACCCCCGGGGCAGCCTCCACCGGGGGCCCGGAGCTCTGTGGTCATCTTCCGCCTTGTGGAGAAGGCCAGTGTGAGGCCACTGAATGGCTTGCCGGCTCCCGGAGGCCTGAGTCGAAGTTGGGACCTGAGTGGGGTCCCTCCTCCCAgacccaccccagcccttaggcctggcTCCAACAGGAAGCTTAGACTAGAGGCTTCCACATCCGACCCACTTCCAGCTGGAGGGCGTTCTGTCCTGTCTGACAGCCCAGGCCCCTTAACtggggcccccaccccaccccaggttgGGGCAGAAGGCCTTTATTCCTCTCTCCCCAATGGGCTGGGGAGTCCCCCTGAGCACCTGGCCACGCTATTACGAGGACCTGCCAACACCGGACTCCTGAACCAG GGGGACACCTGGTTCTCCCCCCGGGAAGTTTCCTCTCACGCCCAGAGAATCGCTCGAGCCAAATGGGAATTCTTCTATGGCTCCTTGGACCCCCCCAGCTCAG GTGCTAAGCCCCCAGAGCAGAGCCCCCCATCTCCATCCGGGGTGGGCTCAGGGCAGGGCTCTGGGGTGGCTGTGGGGAGAGCCACGTACTCGGAGACAGACCTGGACACAGTACCCCTGAGGTGCTACCGGGAGACGGACATCGACGAGGTGCTGGCTGAGCGGGAGGAGGCCGACTCTGCCATCGAGAGTCAGCCCAGCTCTGAAGGCCCGCCTGGCACAGCCCACCCACctgtgccacgtcctggcccgtgccctggccctctgcccagcagcggcagtgaggaggaggaggaggcagaaggGGAAGAGGATGTGGATGATGAGGTGTTTGAGGCCTCAGAGGGGGTCcg GCCAGGGACCCGAATGCCTCACCCGGGGCCTCTCAAGTCACCGGTGCCCTTCCTACCTGGGACCAGCCCCTCAGCAGACGGGCCTGACTCTTTCAGCTGTGTGTTTGAGGCCATCGTGGAGTCCCACAGGGCCAAAGGCACCTCCTATACCAGCCTCGCCTCCCTGGAAGCCCTGGCCTCACCTGGCCCAACTCAGAGTCCCTTCTTCACCTTCGAGCTGCCCCCCCAGCCCCCTGCTCCCCGGCCTGACCCCTCTGCTCCTGCCCCACTTGCCCCTCCAGAGCCAGGTTCTGGTACCAGCTCTGATGGGCCTTGGAtacagagagaggaggaggctgAGGCTGAAGCCAAGCTGGTCCCAGAGAGGGCACCCTCTAGTCCCTGCCACTCTGAGGACAGCTTTGGGCTGGGGGCAGCACCCCTGGGAAG CAG TGAACTACCCCTGAGCCAGCTGGTGTCCGACTCAGACTCAGAGCTGGATAGCACGGAGCGGCTGGCCCTGGGAAGTACAGACACCTTGTCCAATgggcagaaggcagacctggccgCGGCGCAGCGCTTAGCCAAGCGGCTGTACAGGCTGGACGGCTTCCGGAAGGCTGATGTGGCCCGGCACCTGGGCAAGAA CAATGACTTCAGCAGACTAGTGGCTGGCGAGTACCTCAAGTTCTTTGTCTTCACGGGCATGACTCTGGACCAAGCTCTCAG GGTGTTTCTGAAAGAGCTGGCCTTAATGGGTGAGACCCAGGAGCGGGAGCGTGTGCTGGCCCACTTCTCCCAGCGATACTTCCAGTGCAATCCCAGCGCCTTgtcctcagagg ACGGTGCCCACACGCTCACCTGCGCCCTCATGCTCCTGAACACGGATCTCCATGGCCAC AACATCGGGAAGCGAATGACCTGCGGGGACTTCATTGGGAACCTGGAGGGCCTTAACGAAGGCGGAGACTTCCCCAGGGAGCTGCTCAAG GCCTTATACAGCTCCATCAAGAATGAGAAGTTACAGTGGGCCAT AGACGAGGAGGAACTGCGGCGCTCGCTGTCCGAGTTGGCCGACCCCAATCCCAAAGTCATCAAGAGGGTCAGCGGGGGCAGTGGCAGCGGCTCCAGCCCCTTCCTGGACCTGACTCCCGAGCCCGGGGCGGCGGTCTACAAGCACGGGCTACTGGTGCGAAAGGTGCACGCGGATCCGGACTGCCGGAAGA CACCGCGGGGCAAGAGGGGCTGGAAGAACTTCCACTGCATCCTGAAGGGCATGATCCTCTACCTGCAGAAG GAGGAGTACCAGCCCGGGAAGGCCCTGTCGGAGGCGGAGCTAAAGAACGCCATCAGCATCCACCACGCACTGGCCACGCGCGCCAGTGATTACAGCAAGCGGCCGCACGTCTTCTACCTGCGCACGGCCGACTGGCGGGTCTTCCTCTTCCAGGCCCC GAGCCTGGAGCAGATGCAGTCCTGGATCACGCGTATCAACGTGGTGGCGGCCATGTTCTCTGCGCCCCCCTTCCCAGCGGCTGTTAGCTCCCAGAAGAAGTTCAGCCGCCCTCTGCTGCCCAGCGCTGCCACCCGCCTCTCCCAG GAGGAGCAAGTGCGGACCCACGAGGCCAAGCTGAAGGCCATGGCGGGTGAGTTGCGGGAGCATCGTGCGGCACACCTGGGCAAGAAGGCCCGGGGCAAGGAGgctgaggagcagcagcagaaggagGCCTATCTGGAGTTTGAG AAATCTCGCTATGGCACTTACGCGGCCCTGCTTCGGGTCAAGCTGAAGGCTGGCAGCGAGGAGCTGGACATGGTAGAGGCAGCACTTGCTCAGGCCGGGAGCACCGAGGATGGAATCCCCCACCCTCACTCTAGCCCCACCCTGCAGCCCAACACCTCCGGCCAGCCCCGGGCCCGTGCCCATGCCCATCGCCACCACGGCTCTGAGCCTCGGCCAGGGGCAGGCAGTGGGCGGCGGAAGTCCTGA